CTACGGCTAGCTTCTCCGCATTTTGAACTCCTGTAATCTTTTCAGATTCTTCTGCTCCAATAACCAATTGCCCACCATCACGATTAAGAAATGAGCAAATCACTTTGGCACATTCTACTTTATCAAAGCGAGCCTTAAACTCCAAAGTGGCAGATTCCTTTTTCTGCAATATGTCTTGTATATAGTTTACATCACCTGTTTTCATACTGTTTTCATTTTTTCGATGATGTCAAAAATTCTGTCCATTTTACCAAATTGTGTTTCGATGACCTTTTCAATGTCTTTGATATTGAAATATTCATCTGTCCAATGCCCAACCCGCTCTTCGGGCGGAACATCATTCAAAATAGTATCGTTGTACATATCAATAACCCGAATGTCATCCAGTAATTTGGTTTCTCGATAGGTAAAGTCAGGATTTAAACTTCCATCTGCTAAGTACCTGTATTGTTTCAAAAGGACACGAGCTACCCGAATATCCCGATGGGCAACAAACCATCTCGGCTTTTTCAGCTCAATGGCTTTTTTCATTTCTTCGTGTGTAATAGATGTGGCACCAATAACACCTGTTCCATAGAAGGGCCGTATTATACCGAAGAACACATCACAATTTTCAACAGCAGTCAGGCAATTTTCAAGATTTGATTTGGATGGGTCAACAGGCATTGTTTTGTAATGAGAACTGATGGGATGATAGCCCATTTGTTCAAACAGACCGCAAACCCGTTCCACCTGGTC
This window of the Proteiniphilum saccharofermentans genome carries:
- a CDS encoding DUF4062 domain-containing protein; this encodes MTADGKIEVMVASSVIGYEDQVERVCGLFEQMGYHPISSHYKTMPVDPSKSNLENCLTAVENCDVFFGIIRPFYGTGVIGATSITHEEMKKAIELKKPRWFVAHRDIRVARVLLKQYRYLADGSLNPDFTYRETKLLDDIRVIDMYNDTILNDVPPEERVGHWTDEYFNIKDIEKVIETQFGKMDRIFDIIEKMKTV